One genomic segment of uncultured Desulfobacter sp. includes these proteins:
- a CDS encoding sulfite exporter TauE/SafE family protein, with amino-acid sequence MESHILVIVFLSFGLSFIFALGGVGSAVILIPALSWIGVPFNLARPTGLFVNCVSMLGATWSNFREKKLDVKLGLPIIVSSFVMAPVGAWAGHFLPTRTLLFIFIGFLFFSGSMMIFFKGSKYANQYREDRPVAGPLGVGVLAGFVSGLLGVGGGGIISPLMVLQGFNPKRVAMVTAFSVPFSSFSAFITYAAMGSVSVKILVFAGLAAWTGGYLGTRVMQKKMKPQSVKCLLGGVLILIGIKFLWGMA; translated from the coding sequence ATGGAATCCCATATTCTTGTTATTGTTTTTCTTTCATTCGGTTTAAGTTTCATTTTCGCTCTGGGAGGTGTGGGGTCGGCGGTTATTCTGATTCCCGCTTTATCCTGGATCGGTGTTCCCTTTAACCTGGCCCGGCCAACCGGACTTTTTGTCAATTGTGTGAGCATGCTCGGGGCCACCTGGTCCAATTTCAGGGAAAAAAAGCTGGACGTAAAACTTGGGCTGCCCATCATTGTCTCATCCTTTGTGATGGCCCCGGTGGGGGCATGGGCCGGCCACTTTCTCCCCACCCGGACTCTGCTGTTTATTTTTATCGGCTTTTTATTCTTTTCCGGCAGCATGATGATTTTTTTCAAAGGCTCAAAATATGCGAATCAGTACCGGGAAGACCGTCCCGTTGCAGGCCCCCTGGGCGTCGGGGTCCTGGCCGGATTTGTCTCAGGACTTCTTGGTGTTGGCGGAGGCGGCATCATTTCCCCCCTGATGGTGCTCCAGGGATTCAACCCTAAAAGAGTCGCCATGGTGACGGCCTTTTCAGTGCCATTCTCATCGTTTTCAGCCTTTATCACCTATGCGGCCATGGGGTCAGTGTCCGTTAAAATTCTTGTTTTTGCAGGGCTGGCTGCCTGGACCGGTGGTTATCTGGGTACCCGGGTGATGCAGAAAAAAATGAAACCCCAAAGCGTTAAATGCTTGCTGGGAGGCGTTTTAATACTTATCGGAATCAAATTTCTATGGGGCATGGCCTAA
- a CDS encoding rhodanese-like domain-containing protein yields the protein MNDLNEVFKEMDFQFFGSGEHGMSIEGMRKVLGNDHFLFLDVRANEEANHLSFPFALHIPLNELPDRLTEVPRDKFIITFCSSVFRGAMAYTYLLANGYEEVKGLTASSEDMAMAFKPGPLAKM from the coding sequence ATGAACGATCTGAATGAAGTATTTAAGGAAATGGATTTTCAATTTTTCGGTTCCGGAGAACACGGGATGAGCATCGAAGGGATGCGCAAAGTCCTTGGAAACGATCATTTTCTTTTTTTGGATGTGAGGGCTAACGAGGAAGCAAACCATCTTTCCTTTCCCTTTGCCTTGCATATCCCCTTGAATGAACTGCCGGACCGGTTGACCGAGGTGCCCCGGGACAAATTCATCATCACCTTCTGCTCCTCGGTATTCAGAGGGGCCATGGCCTACACATATCTGCTGGCCAACGGGTATGAGGAAGTAAAGGGGTTGACTGCCTCTTCCGAAGATATGGCCATGGCATTCAAGCCTGGGCCTTTGGCCAAAATGTAA
- a CDS encoding cytochrome c biogenesis protein CcdA, producing MLDSIFLSVNHWMTGGIWIAAAGCFLWGVISVLFSPCHLASIPLIVGYVGGQEKMVQPRQAGIYSVLFTTGLFITIALIGIICALLGRMLGDVGSWWQVLVGMILIWVALGMLGVEKCAMPGGPLHKLNIKGKFGAFVLGLAYGVLSGSCTFGFIAPILAIITVQEKLAAGVILIILFAVGHCLPIVIAGSSTAAVKKLLENSAWNGAGTWFRKLAGITIALLGGYFILSPLVELTVH from the coding sequence ATGTTGGATTCTATATTCCTTTCGGTGAATCACTGGATGACCGGCGGCATCTGGATCGCTGCTGCAGGATGCTTTTTGTGGGGTGTGATCAGCGTGTTGTTCAGCCCCTGCCATCTGGCCTCCATCCCCTTGATCGTCGGATATGTGGGCGGCCAGGAAAAAATGGTTCAGCCCAGACAGGCCGGCATCTATTCTGTTCTTTTTACAACCGGACTTTTCATTACCATTGCTTTGATCGGCATCATCTGTGCCCTGCTTGGCAGGATGCTGGGAGATGTGGGAAGCTGGTGGCAGGTTCTGGTCGGCATGATCCTGATCTGGGTCGCCCTTGGAATGCTGGGCGTTGAAAAATGCGCCATGCCAGGAGGTCCCTTACATAAGCTAAACATCAAGGGCAAATTCGGGGCATTTGTACTTGGCCTTGCCTACGGTGTTTTGTCCGGATCATGCACATTCGGGTTTATTGCCCCGATACTGGCAATTATCACGGTCCAGGAAAAATTAGCCGCAGGCGTTATTTTGATTATCCTTTTCGCCGTGGGACACTGCCTGCCCATCGTTATTGCGGGCAGTTCGACTGCAGCGGTAAAAAAGTTACTTGAGAACAGCGCATGGAACGGTGCCGGGACCTGGTTCAGAAAGCTTGCCGGAATAACCATAGCCCTTTTGGGCGGGTATTTTATCCTCTCCCCCTTGGTTGAACTGACAGTTCATTAA
- a CDS encoding thioredoxin family protein → MLNHLNNSHGLTWSTDTQTQPRTKHESDLTTYWHFHIKFIFLAVISVFLFALPAHAQDFSKIPEKGTVTMVDLGAKKCIPCKMMAPIMAKLEKAYSGKADIIFIDVWENRKQAPRFKIRAIPTQIFFNKKGEEVWRHVGFLDEKAIVDQLTKMGVEKPDFKNKG, encoded by the coding sequence ATGTTGAACCACCTGAATAACAGCCATGGGCTGACCTGGTCTACGGACACCCAGACTCAGCCCAGAACAAAGCATGAAAGTGACTTAACAACATATTGGCACTTTCATATAAAATTTATTTTTCTCGCGGTAATTTCGGTTTTTCTCTTTGCCCTGCCGGCCCATGCCCAGGATTTTTCTAAAATTCCTGAAAAAGGAACGGTTACCATGGTCGACCTTGGGGCAAAAAAATGTATTCCCTGCAAAATGATGGCACCTATTATGGCTAAACTTGAAAAAGCCTATAGCGGAAAGGCTGACATCATTTTTATTGATGTGTGGGAAAACCGGAAGCAGGCGCCCCGATTTAAAATCAGAGCCATACCCACCCAGATTTTTTTTAATAAAAAGGGTGAAGAAGTCTGGCGGCATGTAGGGTTCCTGGATGAAAAAGCCATCGTGGACCAGCTGACAAAAATGGGCGTGGAAAAACCGGATTTTAAAAATAAGGGATAA
- a CDS encoding thioredoxin family protein, with protein sequence MEIKVLGPGCAKCTKTEKLVQDAIKETGVEANVEKVTDMMQIASYGVFGTPSVIVDGEVKCTGKVPKKEDILSWLKK encoded by the coding sequence ATGGAAATCAAAGTATTGGGCCCTGGATGCGCCAAATGCACCAAGACTGAAAAACTGGTGCAGGACGCCATTAAAGAAACAGGGGTTGAGGCAAATGTTGAAAAAGTCACAGATATGATGCAGATAGCTTCATACGGTGTGTTCGGTACCCCATCAGTCATTGTAGATGGAGAGGTCAAATGCACAGGGAAAGTACCGAAAAAAGAAGACATTCTTTCCTGGCTGAAAAAATAA
- a CDS encoding metalloregulator ArsR/SmtB family transcription factor, whose amino-acid sequence MKQFIKVMKALSDPNRVKIIKMLQCRPLCVCEIKEVLEIAQSTASKHLKILEDAELIRGFKDGLWVNYSIADGSGSPYAANMIGNLIHWLEDSSEIKQIKQALPEIDRFDIVGKQQKTK is encoded by the coding sequence ATGAAACAATTTATCAAAGTCATGAAAGCGCTGTCAGATCCCAACCGGGTCAAAATAATAAAAATGCTCCAATGCCGTCCTCTCTGTGTCTGTGAAATTAAAGAGGTCCTTGAAATAGCCCAATCTACTGCCAGCAAGCATTTAAAAATTCTTGAAGATGCCGAATTGATAAGAGGGTTTAAGGACGGCTTATGGGTAAACTATTCCATTGCAGATGGAAGTGGTTCTCCCTATGCAGCCAATATGATAGGCAATCTCATCCACTGGTTGGAGGATTCCAGTGAAATTAAGCAAATCAAGCAGGCGCTTCCTGAAATTGACCGGTTTGATATTGTGGGCAAACAACAAAAGACGAAATAG
- a CDS encoding arsenate reductase ArsC, whose amino-acid sequence MGEKLKILFLCTGNSCRSQMAEGWTRKLKSDIINVFSAGVETHGLNPNAVKVMAEAGVDISGHRSKLVNEFMDMELDAVITVCDNAHETCPYFPPRCKVLHVGFDDPPKMAAALAEQGESEEKQLDCYRKIRDEIKAFVKKMPENISNKVV is encoded by the coding sequence ATGGGAGAAAAACTTAAAATATTATTCCTTTGTACGGGCAATTCCTGCCGAAGCCAGATGGCCGAAGGCTGGACCAGGAAATTGAAGTCAGACATCATCAATGTTTTTTCGGCCGGCGTTGAAACCCACGGCCTCAACCCCAATGCCGTAAAAGTTATGGCTGAAGCCGGTGTGGATATTTCCGGCCATCGATCCAAGCTGGTCAATGAATTTATGGATATGGAACTGGATGCCGTTATCACCGTTTGCGACAATGCGCATGAAACCTGTCCTTATTTTCCGCCCCGCTGCAAGGTTCTCCATGTCGGTTTTGATGATCCGCCCAAAATGGCCGCAGCACTTGCAGAGCAGGGGGAGAGTGAAGAAAAGCAATTGGACTGCTATCGAAAAATCAGAGATGAAATTAAGGCCTTTGTTAAAAAAATGCCTGAAAATATTAGCAACAAAGTCGTATAG
- the arsB gene encoding ACR3 family arsenite efflux transporter: MNTGTENDRKMTSLFERYLTVWVGLCIIGGIFLGKIAPDLAKTLDGMSININGAPVVSIPIAICLFFMMYPIMVKIDFASVIKAGKSGKPVFLTLFINWCIKPFTMYAIALFFLGFLLKSFIGAEAMDLVRMPFGLDLPVGAQHGAGIVVLQDGIKMLQIPLWRSYFAGCILLGIAPCTAMVLVWGYLSRGNDGLTLVMVALNSLTMLVLYGVLGGFLLGVGKLPIPWQALLLSVAIYVALPLVAGFFSRKWIIKAKGETWFNEKFLGVLTPVTIFALLLTLILLFSFKGEVITENPLTILWIAIPLFIQTILIFAIGYAAAKFLKLKYEDAAPAAMIGASNHFEVAIATAVMLFGLSSGAALATVVGVLIEVPVMLMLVGFCKKTTHWFKN; encoded by the coding sequence ATGAATACGGGCACTGAAAATGACCGCAAAATGACCAGTCTTTTTGAACGCTACCTGACGGTTTGGGTCGGGTTATGTATTATTGGCGGCATTTTTCTGGGTAAAATCGCCCCGGATCTTGCCAAAACCTTAGACGGGATGTCAATCAATATTAACGGTGCACCGGTTGTGTCCATCCCCATTGCGATTTGCCTCTTTTTCATGATGTACCCCATCATGGTGAAAATCGACTTTGCATCGGTCATCAAAGCGGGGAAAAGTGGGAAACCTGTCTTTTTGACCCTGTTCATCAACTGGTGTATCAAGCCTTTTACCATGTATGCCATTGCATTATTTTTTCTGGGGTTTCTTTTGAAGTCCTTTATCGGGGCCGAGGCCATGGATCTTGTAAGAATGCCCTTTGGTCTTGATTTACCCGTCGGCGCTCAGCATGGTGCCGGAATTGTTGTCCTGCAGGACGGCATTAAAATGCTTCAGATTCCCTTGTGGCGAAGTTATTTTGCCGGTTGTATTCTTTTGGGAATTGCCCCCTGTACTGCTATGGTATTGGTGTGGGGCTATCTGTCACGGGGAAATGACGGCCTGACACTGGTGATGGTGGCATTGAATTCTCTTACGATGCTGGTCCTGTATGGTGTACTCGGCGGTTTTCTGCTTGGCGTGGGCAAACTTCCTATTCCCTGGCAGGCCCTTTTATTGTCTGTCGCCATTTATGTAGCCCTGCCGCTTGTAGCCGGATTTTTCTCAAGAAAATGGATTATCAAGGCAAAGGGCGAAACCTGGTTTAACGAAAAATTTTTAGGCGTTCTGACCCCGGTTACCATCTTTGCCCTTTTATTGACCCTTATCCTCTTGTTCAGCTTTAAAGGAGAAGTCATTACGGAAAATCCATTGACCATACTTTGGATTGCCATTCCGCTTTTTATTCAGACAATTTTGATCTTTGCCATTGGATATGCTGCTGCAAAATTTCTGAAATTAAAATATGAAGATGCCGCACCCGCAGCCATGATCGGCGCATCCAATCATTTTGAAGTTGCCATTGCAACTGCCGTTATGCTGTTCGGGCTTTCTTCCGGAGCGGCCCTTGCCACCGTGGTTGGTGTTCTGATTGAAGTACCGGTTATGTTGATGCTGGTCGGCTTCTGTAAAAAAACAACGCATTGGTTTAAAAACTAA
- a CDS encoding reverse transcriptase domain-containing protein: MDVFYARFMDDWVIIAKTRWKLKNAIRTVNETLNHLKLETHSDKTFIGRVERGFNFLGDHLTLEKITPSKITIEKFGCGNKAGNLFWHYLG; the protein is encoded by the coding sequence ATGGACGTTTTTTACGCTCGCTTCATGGACGACTGGGTAATAATAGCTAAAACTCGCTGGAAATTGAAAAATGCGATTCGTACCGTAAACGAAACACTAAATCACCTAAAGTTGGAGACGCATTCCGATAAAACGTTTATAGGCAGGGTGGAACGTGGATTCAATTTTTTGGGAGATCACCTGACGCTTGAAAAAATAACACCATCCAAAATCACCATCGAAAAGTTTGGCTGTGGAAATAAAGCTGGTAACCTTTTTTGGCACTATTTGGGATAG
- a CDS encoding bifunctional metallophosphatase/5'-nucleotidase: protein MNGFQPKTIYVDVDDVVARTTETYPDVVAQEFGKTVTLEDLTGFDLKLCFQLTDNEFQYFFDLVHQSDFLMGFKPVEGAVQALKAWADMGHIIDIVTGRPTSAQEATLAWLEMYGVPFRGFIMVDKYNRPGNDMSLAISKEELSMMNYDLAVEDSPDMAMFLARDMGVHTALVHKPWNRKCTIHDNLVRCMSWNEIQPMVKKPALEEYEQIISCRNEKTNICNAHICWNF from the coding sequence ATGAACGGTTTTCAACCCAAAACAATATATGTGGATGTGGATGATGTCGTGGCCAGAACCACGGAAACTTATCCGGATGTTGTGGCCCAGGAGTTCGGTAAGACCGTGACTTTGGAAGACCTGACCGGTTTTGATTTAAAACTTTGTTTCCAGCTGACCGATAATGAGTTTCAATACTTTTTCGACCTGGTTCATCAGTCTGATTTTCTTATGGGATTTAAGCCCGTGGAAGGGGCGGTTCAGGCCCTGAAGGCCTGGGCTGATATGGGGCACATCATTGATATTGTAACCGGGCGTCCCACCTCGGCCCAAGAAGCGACCCTGGCCTGGCTTGAAATGTATGGTGTGCCTTTCAGGGGATTCATTATGGTGGATAAGTACAACCGTCCCGGAAATGACATGTCCCTGGCCATTTCAAAAGAGGAGCTATCCATGATGAATTACGATCTGGCCGTGGAAGATTCCCCGGACATGGCCATGTTCCTGGCACGGGATATGGGTGTGCACACAGCATTGGTCCATAAGCCCTGGAACCGGAAGTGTACCATACATGACAACTTGGTTCGGTGTATGTCCTGGAACGAAATTCAACCCATGGTCAAAAAACCGGCACTTGAAGAATATGAGCAAATTATTTCGTGCCGGAACGAAAAGACCAATATCTGCAACGCGCATATTTGTTGGAACTTTTAA
- a CDS encoding ATP-binding cassette domain-containing protein, producing the protein MKISNVKTPELKIPLFEASPGQFWCILGQNRSGIDAFFRLLSPGHAKIPDAEICLPKDMGILSFAGQQEVFEQELKNDDTDFMDCLDPGTLARAFIHDPDKYTDMIRAFGMDHVLDQGYRQLSTGQTRKLLLLSRISSGSQWLLIQSPFDGLDKAGCGQLDLALDHCRICGMGILVFVYDPGDIPANATHIAVIEDGHMLLKGYRQDILPRLIELQGTANFSADVNDLKPAKTTFFQDAVPGGTPHLDELVRLEDGHAGYSGRPVFSHLDLCITPGNHTLVSGPNGCGKSTLLQVISGDHPACYRNRLWIFGTRRGTGESIWELKKRMGIVSTDLHRNYRVAGSVLDCVTSGIYDTIGLYQRPGPEDEKKAMAWLERIGLADKAESAFRTLSYADQRLALIARALIKLPDLLVLDEPTHGLDRANRNAVLDFLGQVATEKLSTILYVSHREDEFRDFFVSHIRMGN; encoded by the coding sequence ATGAAAATTTCAAACGTAAAAACACCTGAATTAAAGATTCCTTTGTTTGAAGCGTCACCCGGCCAGTTCTGGTGCATTTTGGGTCAAAATCGGTCTGGCATTGACGCTTTTTTTCGTCTGTTGTCCCCAGGCCACGCAAAAATTCCGGATGCTGAAATCTGCCTGCCCAAAGATATGGGAATATTGTCCTTTGCCGGTCAGCAGGAGGTTTTTGAACAGGAACTCAAAAATGACGATACCGATTTCATGGACTGTCTGGACCCAGGCACCTTGGCCCGGGCTTTTATTCATGATCCGGATAAATACACAGACATGATCCGCGCCTTTGGCATGGATCATGTCCTGGACCAAGGCTATCGGCAGCTATCCACGGGTCAGACAAGAAAACTGCTGCTACTGTCCAGGATCTCCTCGGGCAGCCAATGGCTGTTGATACAGTCCCCCTTTGATGGCCTGGACAAGGCTGGGTGCGGGCAGCTTGATCTGGCACTGGATCATTGCAGAATTTGCGGGATGGGTATTTTGGTTTTTGTTTATGATCCCGGAGACATCCCCGCCAACGCCACCCATATTGCGGTTATTGAAGATGGGCACATGCTCCTTAAGGGGTATCGACAGGACATATTACCCAGGCTTATAGAATTGCAGGGGACGGCAAACTTTTCAGCGGATGTCAATGATCTAAAACCTGCAAAAACCACTTTTTTCCAAGACGCCGTTCCCGGGGGAACGCCGCATTTAGATGAACTGGTCAGACTTGAGGACGGACATGCGGGGTATTCGGGCAGGCCTGTTTTTTCCCATCTTGACCTGTGCATTACCCCGGGTAACCATACCCTGGTGTCAGGTCCCAATGGCTGCGGCAAATCAACCCTGCTGCAGGTGATCTCAGGCGACCATCCCGCTTGTTACAGGAATCGGTTGTGGATATTCGGCACCCGCCGGGGTACCGGGGAGTCCATTTGGGAACTGAAAAAAAGGATGGGTATTGTCAGCACGGATCTTCACCGCAACTATCGGGTGGCCGGCAGCGTTTTGGACTGTGTGACGTCCGGTATTTATGACACCATTGGCCTGTACCAGCGCCCAGGGCCTGAAGATGAAAAAAAAGCCATGGCCTGGCTGGAACGTATCGGTTTGGCAGATAAAGCAGAATCTGCCTTCCGTACCCTTTCCTATGCAGACCAGCGGCTGGCTCTTATTGCCCGGGCATTGATAAAACTGCCCGATCTTCTGGTTCTGGACGAACCCACCCATGGCCTGGACCGGGCTAATCGTAATGCGGTCCTGGATTTTTTAGGTCAGGTGGCAACGGAAAAATTAAGCACCATTTTATACGTCAGCCACAGGGAGGATGAATTCAGGGACTTTTTTGTCTCCCACATTCGTATGGGAAATTAG
- a CDS encoding cytochrome c3 family protein, which produces MNKKVITTCLAVCCIVAGLSLIPISGIVAQDNGRPQLTLNGGSRGSVPFNHQLHQTIVEDCAVCHKDFEKKSGALDEAKKTGAIKAKQVMYKTCMACHKAKKKAGEKYGPISCSACHA; this is translated from the coding sequence ATGAACAAAAAAGTCATCACAACATGCCTTGCTGTCTGCTGTATCGTTGCAGGGCTCTCGTTAATCCCGATATCCGGCATAGTGGCCCAGGATAACGGTCGCCCTCAACTGACACTCAATGGCGGGAGCCGAGGTTCGGTCCCCTTTAACCATCAACTTCACCAGACCATTGTTGAGGACTGCGCCGTTTGCCACAAGGATTTTGAAAAAAAATCGGGCGCTTTGGATGAGGCAAAGAAAACAGGTGCGATTAAGGCAAAACAGGTGATGTATAAAACCTGTATGGCCTGTCATAAAGCAAAAAAGAAAGCCGGGGAAAAATACGGCCCTATCAGTTGCAGCGCCTGCCACGCTTGA
- a CDS encoding lipid-binding SYLF domain-containing protein, with translation MKSTKISIIILTGLLVLFFTIPVFADSYTSTINVFKKAKAVQPFFNSCYGYAVFPTVGKGGFVVGGAYGQGRVYQDGLITGSATITKITVGFQLGGQAFSEIIFFQDKRAYDEFTNGSYEFDASISAVVITAGLQAKAGSDGGTAGASAGPATGVQAEIGYYKGVAVFIHAKGGLMYEAAIGGQKFNVRLFK, from the coding sequence ATGAAATCCACAAAAATTTCCATTATTATACTGACAGGTCTTTTGGTTCTTTTTTTTACTATCCCGGTATTTGCGGATTCATACACCAGTACGATTAATGTGTTTAAGAAGGCCAAGGCGGTCCAACCCTTTTTTAATAGCTGCTATGGATATGCGGTATTTCCCACAGTAGGCAAAGGCGGCTTCGTTGTCGGAGGCGCATATGGCCAAGGCCGGGTTTACCAGGACGGTCTGATCACCGGTAGTGCCACCATTACCAAAATTACCGTTGGGTTTCAGCTGGGCGGACAAGCTTTTTCCGAAATCATATTTTTTCAGGATAAACGCGCCTATGATGAATTTACCAACGGGTCATATGAATTTGATGCCTCGATTTCAGCCGTCGTGATTACGGCAGGGCTCCAGGCCAAGGCCGGTAGTGACGGCGGTACCGCCGGGGCCAGTGCCGGACCGGCCACAGGCGTTCAGGCAGAAATCGGATATTACAAAGGTGTGGCTGTATTTATCCATGCTAAAGGCGGCCTGATGTATGAAGCAGCTATTGGCGGGCAGAAATTTAACGTAAGGCTTTTCAAATAA
- the lexA gene encoding transcriptional repressor LexA, whose product MSVKMRPKLTEKQKKVMAFLKSRLGQSGETPSLRDMAKSLAISHAAVAQTLKLLETKGYIRRLGRYSRSIVILDEIGATDADYRKKVVPIVGRITAGLPIYATQEWAGSLVVDDTLYPGDNLFALKVQGESMKNAGILDRDIAICRPRQYAVDREIVVALINGEEATVKRFFLHADHIELRPENPAFSPQTYGFDDIMIQGKVIGIIRSAQAMEGE is encoded by the coding sequence ATGTCAGTAAAAATGAGGCCAAAACTCACAGAAAAACAAAAAAAGGTCATGGCCTTTCTAAAGTCGAGACTTGGACAATCCGGAGAGACCCCAAGCCTTAGAGACATGGCCAAAAGTCTTGCCATCAGTCATGCAGCCGTGGCACAGACCCTGAAACTACTTGAAACCAAAGGTTATATCCGCAGGCTGGGCCGGTACAGCAGAAGCATCGTTATCCTGGATGAAATCGGCGCCACGGACGCGGATTATCGCAAAAAAGTTGTCCCCATTGTCGGACGGATCACAGCAGGACTTCCCATATATGCCACTCAGGAGTGGGCCGGCAGCCTGGTGGTGGACGACACCCTGTATCCCGGTGATAACCTGTTTGCCTTGAAGGTCCAGGGTGAGTCCATGAAAAACGCGGGTATCCTTGACCGGGACATTGCCATCTGCAGACCCCGGCAGTATGCCGTGGACAGGGAAATCGTGGTGGCCCTGATCAACGGAGAAGAAGCCACGGTCAAGCGTTTTTTTCTGCATGCCGACCACATTGAGTTGCGTCCGGAAAATCCTGCTTTCAGCCCCCAGACCTATGGGTTTGATGATATTATGATCCAGGGAAAAGTGATCGGCATTATCCGCTCCGCCCAGGCTATGGAAGGGGAATAA
- a CDS encoding DUF72 domain-containing protein, with protein MNRLCAGTSGYSYAEWVDAGVYPAGTHAAGMLPAYTGMFKATELNYTWYQMPKARSLERMAAQVPEGFKFSVKLTRTMTHEVDKTGWIREVLMFRQGISPLETTDRLLCILVQLPPYFTRTPERRIYLAALLDELAGLPVAVEFRHPSWVHDKVFYEFERRAITLVTVDGPDLPSLFPRLDIVTNPQLFYLRLHGRNSQGWRSGNMQKQFDYNYSESELKALAETISNTLGPAADTGGVFFNNHVRGQAPNNCRRLLKILSAHP; from the coding sequence GTGAATAGATTGTGTGCAGGCACCAGCGGCTACTCCTATGCGGAATGGGTGGATGCAGGGGTTTACCCGGCTGGCACCCATGCGGCCGGCATGTTGCCGGCTTATACCGGGATGTTTAAGGCCACGGAACTTAACTATACCTGGTACCAGATGCCCAAGGCCCGCTCCCTGGAGCGAATGGCGGCCCAGGTGCCTGAAGGGTTTAAATTCAGCGTCAAACTCACCCGTACCATGACCCATGAAGTGGACAAAACCGGATGGATCCGGGAGGTGCTGATGTTCCGCCAGGGCATTAGCCCCCTGGAAACCACGGACCGCCTTTTGTGCATACTGGTCCAGCTGCCGCCCTATTTCACGCGCACCCCGGAACGGCGAATCTACCTGGCAGCCTTATTGGATGAGCTTGCAGGCCTGCCCGTGGCCGTTGAGTTCCGGCATCCTTCCTGGGTCCATGACAAGGTGTTTTATGAATTTGAACGGCGGGCAATCACCCTGGTGACCGTGGATGGCCCGGATCTGCCCAGCCTGTTCCCAAGGCTGGATATCGTAACCAATCCACAGCTTTTCTACCTGCGGCTGCACGGCAGAAACAGCCAGGGCTGGCGGTCCGGCAACATGCAAAAACAATTTGACTACAATTACAGCGAATCCGAACTAAAGGCCCTTGCCGAAACCATTTCCAATACCCTTGGTCCTGCCGCAGACACAGGCGGCGTGTTTTTCAACAACCACGTCAGGGGGCAGGCGCCAAATAACTGCCGGCGGCTGCTCAAGATACTCAGTGCCCATCCATGA